The Raphanus sativus cultivar WK10039 chromosome 2, ASM80110v3, whole genome shotgun sequence genome includes a region encoding these proteins:
- the LOC108841534 gene encoding regulatory protein NPR1, with protein MVLSPLPCGSQVFRFISFFVDSVLVSWTLHFFTISLCFRDLSNFLSPLMETIAGFDDFYEISSTSFLAAPAPTDNSGSSTVYPTELLTTRPEVSASQLLSNSLESVFDSPEEFYSDAKLVLSDDREVSFHRCILSARSPFFKAELAAAEKVQKSTPVKLELKKLAAEYDVGFDSVVAVLAYVYCGRVRPPPKGVSECADESCCHVACRPAVDFMVEVLYLAFVFQIPELVTMYQRHLLDVIEKVIIEDTLVVLKLANICGKACKKLFDKCKEIIVMSDVDVVTLKKSLPEDVAKQVIDIRKELGLEVAEPERHVSNIHKALESDDLALVDMLLNEGHTNLDDAYALHFAVAYCDVQTAKDLLELELADVNRRNPRGYTVLHVAAMRKEPTLIALLLTKGANASETSLDGRTALVIAKQVTKAAECCILERGKLSAKGGVCVEILKEPDNKREPFPEDVSPSLAVAADELKIRLIDLENRVQMARCLYPMEAQVAMDFARMKGTHEFVVTTTTDLNMEPFKFVEMHRSRLTALSKTVEFGKRFFPRCSKVLDDILNFEDLTILALVEEETPEQRQQKRQRFMEIQEIVRMAFSKDKEDLGKSSLSPSSSSTSKLNGKKRSIAKLSHRRRR; from the exons ATGGTGTTGTCTCCTCTTCCGTGTGGATCTCAAGTCTTTCGATTCATAAGTTTCTTCGTTGATTCGGTCCTTGTTTCTTGGACTCTTCACTTTTTCACCATCTCTCTCTGTTTTCGCGATCTCTCTAACTTCCTCTCACCATTAATGGAGACCATTGCtggatttgatgatttctacgAGATCAGCAGCACTAGCTTCCTCGCCGCACCGGCACCAACCGATAACTCCGGATCATCCACCGTTTACCCGACGGAGCTTCTCACCACCAGACCCGAAGTCTCGGCGTCCCAACTCCTCTCCAACAGCCTCGAGTCCGTCTTCGACTCTCCGGAAGAGTTCTACAGCGACGCCAAGCTTGTTCTCTCCGACGACAGGGAAGTATCCTTCCACCGCTGCATTCTCTCCGCGAGAAGCCCCTTCTTCAAGGCCGAGCTGGCGGCCGCCGAGAAGGTGCAGAAGTCTACCCCCGTGAAGCTCGAGCTGAAGAAACTCGCGGCGGAATACGACGTCGGGTTCGACTCCGTGGTGGCTGTTCTGGCGTACGTTTACTGCGGCAGGGTTAGGCCGCCTCCGAAGGGTGTTTCCGAGTGCGCGGACGAGAGCTGCTGCCACGTGGCGTGCCGTCCGGCTGTTGATTTCATGGTGGAGGTTCTCTACTTGGCTTTTGTCTTCCAGATCCCTGAGTTGGTTACCATGTACCAG AGGCATTTATTGGATGTTATAGAGAAAGTTATCATAGAGGACACTTTGGTCGTACTCAAGCTCGCCAACATATGTGGTAAAGCATGCAAGAAGCTATTCGATAAGTGCAAAGAGATCATTGTCATGTCTGACGTAGATGTTGTTACTCTAAAGAAGTCATTGCCTGAGGACGTTGCCAAGCAAGTAATCGATATCCGTAAAGAGCTTGGCCTGGAGGTAGCTGAACCAGAGAGACATGTCTCAAACATACACAAGGCGCTTGAGTCAGACGATCTTGCACTTGTCGATATGCTTCTGAACGAGGGACACACGAATCTAGACGACGCGTATGCTCTCCATTTCGCTGTTGCTTACTGCGATGTGCAGACCGCGAAGGATCTCCTGGAACTGGAGCTTGCGGATGTCAACCGGAGAAACCCAAGGGGTTACACGGTGCTTCACGTTGCTGCGATGCGGAAAGAGCCGACCCTGATAGCATTGTTGTTGACGAAAGGGGCTAATGCATCGGAAACGTCTTTGGACGGGAGAACTGCTCTAGTGATCGCGAAACAGGTCACCAAGGCGGCCGAGTGTTGTATTCTGGAGAGAGGCAAGTTATCTGCCAAAGGCGGAGTATGTGTAGAGATACTCAAGGAACCAGACAACAAACGAGAACCATTTCCTGAAGATGTTTCTCCCTCCCTTGCAGTGGCTGCTGATGAACTGAAGATAAGGTTGATTGATCTTGAAAACAGAG TTCAAATGGCTCGATGTCTCTATCCAATGGAAGCACAAGTTGCAATGGATTTCGCCCGAATGAAGGGAACACACGAGTTTGTCGTGACGACAACAACGGATTTAAACATGGAACCTTTCAAGTTCGTAGAAATGCATCGGAGTAGACTAACAGCGCTTTCTAAAACTG TGGAATTCGGGAAACGCTTCTTCCCACGCTGTTCGAAAGTGCTAGATGATATTCTGAACTTTGAGGACTTGACTATACTGGCTCTCGTGGAAGAAGAGACTCCTGAGCAACGACAACAAAAGAGGCAAAGGTTCATGGAAATACAGGAGATTGTGAGAATGGCGTTTAGTAAAGACAAGGAGGATCTTGGAAAGTCGTCTCTCTcaccttcctcttcttccacaTCGAAATTAAATGGTAAAAAGAGGTCTATTGCTAAACTCTCTCACCGACGACGTCGGTGA
- the LOC108841539 gene encoding nucleosome assembly protein 1;1 has product MSGDKDNFNLADLTASLKDEDRAGLMNALKNKLMAGQRSDVLESLTPQVRNRVEALRDIQGKHDELEAKFREERAVLEAKYEKLYQPLYTKRYEIVNGVTDVEPTPEDTKMDQGEEKTAEEKGVPSFWLTALKNNDVTSEEVTERDEEALKYLKDIKWCKTEEPKGFKLEFFFDSNPYFKNAVLTKSYHMIDEDDPLLEKAIGTDIDWYPGKCLTQKILKKKPKKGSNAKPITKMEDCESFFNFFNPPQVPEEDEDIDEDSAEELQNLMEQDYDIGSAIREKIIPHAVSWFTGEAMDGEEFDLDDDDEDDDIDEDEDEDEEDDEEDEEDDEDEEDSKTKKKPSSGRKKGGRSQVVVGDGQQGERPPECKQQ; this is encoded by the exons ATGAGCGGCGACAAGGACAACTTCAACCTCGCCGATCTAACCGCCT CTCTTAAAGACGAGGATCGAGCTGGCCTTATGAACGCTCTCAAG AACAAGCTAATGGCTGGTCAGCGTTCTGATGTTCTCGAGAGTCTGACTCCCCAAGTGAGAAACCGTGTTGAAGCCTTGAGGGACATACAG GGAAAGCATGATGAGCTTGAGGCAAAGTTTCGTGAGGAGAGAGCTGTTCTTGAAGCCAAGTATGAAAAGTTGTATCAGCCTTTGTATACCAAG CGTTATGAGATTGTGAATGGAGTTACTGATGTTGAACCGACTCCAGAGGATACGAAGATGGACCAAGGAGAGGAAAAAACTGCAGAAG AGAAAGGAGTGCCAAGTTTCTGGCTGACGGCCTTGAAAAACAATGATGTTACTTCCGAGGAG GTTACAGAGCGTGATGAAGAGGCTCTCAAATATCTTAAGGATATTAAGTGGTGCAAGACTGAAGAGCCTAAAGGATTCAAACTTGAGTTTTTCTTTGACTCGAATCCCTATTTTAAGAACGCTGTCTTGACAAAGTCTTATCATATGATTGATGAAGATGACCCACTGCTTGAGAAGGCTATAGG GACAGATATTGATTGGTATCCTGGAAAGTGTCTTACTCAGAAGATTCTTAAGAAGAAGCCTAAGAAAGGTTCAAACGCCAAACCGATCACCAAAATGGAAGATTGTGAAAGCTTCTTCAACTTCTTTAATCCTCCACAAGTCCCggaggaagatgaagatatCGACGAGGACAGT GCTGAGGAACTTCAGAATCTGATGGAACAAGATTATGACATTGG ATCTGCTATCCGGGAGAAGATTATCCCTCATGCAGTCTCATGGTTTACTGGTGAGGCTATGGATGGAGAGGAGTTTGatttagatgatgatgatgaggacgATGATATTGACGAGGACGAAGATGAGGATGAGGAAGATGAcgaggaggatgaggaggatgatgaagatgaagaagatagcAAGACTAAAAAGAAG CCATCAAGCGGTCGCAAG AAGGGAGGCAGGTCTCAGGTGGTTGTTGGTGACGGTCAACAAGGCGAGAGGCCACCTGAATGCAAGCAGCAATAG